A single Acidimicrobiia bacterium DNA region contains:
- a CDS encoding citrate synthase: MSESISITDNRTGQTVEIPIENGGVDAKAWGSLLPGVWFTDPSFGVTAGAVSSITDLDGGAGILRYRGYPIEQVAPTLSFLQVCYLLVSGELPSDDELATFNAEIFAEAPIHENFHKRILEGFRDDAHAMGVLISAVAALSTFFPEGKNIDDPAVRRTQMLRLIAKMPTLAASAYRKSIGAPYVQPDPDLDYTSNFLTMMFCNPDRSYEVDPVLRDAMDLLFVLHADHEQNCSTTAARVVGSSHADPYVTVASAASALYGPRHGGANEAVLRMLEDIGSFDQVDDFIKSVKAGEGRLMGFGHRVYKSFDPRAVIVKETAHQVFEVTGKNPLLDIALKLEEVALADDYFVSRSLYPNVDFYSGLIYQSMGFPVEMFTVLFAIGRTPGWLSHWDEMLQQESRIARPRQIYTGHAARDVPGFTAS; the protein is encoded by the coding sequence GTGTCCGAAAGCATCAGCATCACAGATAACCGCACCGGCCAAACCGTCGAAATCCCCATTGAAAATGGTGGCGTTGACGCCAAGGCCTGGGGCAGTCTCTTGCCGGGCGTTTGGTTTACCGACCCATCGTTTGGTGTTACCGCTGGTGCCGTGAGTTCCATCACCGACCTTGACGGCGGGGCCGGCATTTTGCGCTACCGCGGCTACCCCATTGAGCAAGTGGCTCCGACTTTAAGTTTCTTGCAGGTTTGCTATTTGCTGGTCTCTGGCGAACTCCCCTCCGACGACGAACTCGCCACCTTTAACGCAGAGATTTTTGCCGAAGCGCCTATCCACGAAAATTTCCATAAGCGCATCTTGGAAGGTTTCCGCGACGATGCCCACGCTATGGGGGTTTTGATTTCGGCGGTGGCTGCTTTGTCTACCTTCTTCCCTGAAGGCAAAAACATTGACGACCCTGCGGTACGCCGTACCCAAATGTTGCGCCTCATTGCAAAAATGCCGACTTTGGCGGCCAGCGCTTACCGCAAAAGCATCGGCGCCCCGTATGTACAGCCGGACCCAGATTTGGATTACACCAGCAATTTTTTGACCATGATGTTTTGCAACCCTGACCGCAGTTACGAGGTTGACCCGGTTTTGCGTGATGCTATGGACTTGTTGTTTGTGCTTCATGCTGACCATGAACAAAATTGTTCCACTACGGCGGCTCGGGTAGTGGGCAGTTCTCATGCCGACCCTTACGTCACCGTGGCTTCGGCCGCTTCGGCTCTTTATGGCCCTCGCCATGGTGGCGCCAACGAGGCCGTGTTGCGCATGCTCGAAGACATTGGGTCCTTTGACCAGGTAGACGACTTCATTAAGTCGGTTAAAGCCGGCGAAGGCCGTTTAATGGGCTTCGGCCACCGGGTGTATAAGAGCTTTGATCCTCGAGCAGTCATTGTTAAAGAGACCGCTCACCAAGTGTTTGAGGTAACCGGCAAAAACCCTCTTTTGGATATTGCCCTCAAGCTTGAAGAGGTGGCTTTGGCTGACGACTATTTTGTGAGCCGCAGTTTGTACCCCAACGTTGATTTCTATTCGGGTTTGATTTACCAGTCCATGGGCTTCCCGGTCGAAATGTTCACCGTGCTTTTCGCTATAGGGCGCACCCCGGGGTGGCTTTCTCATTGGGACGAAATGTTGCAACAAGAGTCACGTATTGCTCGGCCGCGGCAAATTTACACCGGGCACGCAGCCCGCGATGTCCCCGGCTTTACCGCGAGCTAG
- a CDS encoding NAD(P)H-quinone oxidoreductase, translating to MRAAVITEHGGPEVLQIQDIPAPQPKREEILVDVVASALNRADLLQRMGLYPGPPADFEVPGLEFSGVVADLGPEVTRWSIGDRVMGITSGAAHAEQLVTHQDLAMEVPSAMSLLTAGALPEVFITAWDALVLQGGLQAGQTALVHAGASGVGTAAIQICRYLGAKVVVTASGPKVGRCTELGADLAIDYTSQDWVAEVKAFTEGQGANVVLDVIGGDYLEKNVRSLATKGTIVQVGVMGGGKATFSLGMLLPKRAILRGTVLRGRSTEEKIAVSQAFSEQILPGFINGALEVVVDRRFSLDAIAEAHAYMASNANVGKIVLEISPEGVN from the coding sequence ATGCGTGCAGCAGTAATCACCGAACACGGTGGCCCGGAAGTTCTTCAGATTCAAGACATTCCTGCCCCGCAACCCAAGCGAGAAGAAATATTGGTAGATGTGGTAGCCAGCGCCCTCAACCGCGCCGACCTGTTGCAACGTATGGGGCTTTACCCTGGCCCCCCAGCTGACTTTGAGGTGCCGGGGTTGGAGTTCTCTGGTGTGGTGGCTGATCTCGGCCCAGAGGTAACCCGATGGTCAATCGGTGATCGAGTCATGGGCATTACCAGCGGAGCGGCCCACGCCGAACAACTGGTAACTCACCAAGACCTCGCTATGGAAGTGCCATCGGCCATGAGCCTGCTAACGGCCGGCGCATTGCCCGAAGTATTCATTACCGCATGGGATGCTTTGGTCTTACAAGGAGGGCTACAAGCCGGGCAAACCGCATTGGTGCACGCCGGGGCCTCGGGGGTAGGTACGGCGGCTATCCAAATTTGCCGGTACCTGGGCGCCAAAGTGGTAGTGACCGCTTCGGGACCCAAAGTCGGTCGCTGCACCGAATTAGGTGCCGACCTGGCCATTGATTACACCAGCCAAGACTGGGTGGCCGAAGTCAAAGCATTTACCGAGGGCCAAGGGGCCAACGTGGTGCTCGACGTTATCGGCGGAGACTACCTCGAAAAAAATGTGCGCTCCTTGGCCACCAAAGGAACCATTGTTCAAGTCGGGGTCATGGGCGGCGGTAAAGCCACCTTTTCTTTAGGGATGCTGCTGCCCAAACGAGCCATCCTGCGAGGCACCGTATTGCGGGGGCGCTCAACAGAAGAAAAAATAGCAGTCAGCCAAGCGTTCTCAGAGCAAATACTGCCCGGTTTCATCAACGGAGCATTAGAAGTAGTGGTGGACCGCCGGTTTAGCCTCGACGCTATTGCCGAAGCACACGCCTACATGGCCAGCAACGCCAACGTGGGGAAAATTGTTTTAGAAATATCACCCGAAGGCGTTAACTAG